From Desulfuromonas sp. KJ2020, one genomic window encodes:
- a CDS encoding chemotaxis protein CheW: MIDNIRENNAFEADATRDEDTMENKFLTFHLGQEDYGIEIRHVTEIIGVQKITDVPDMPDYIKGVINLRGKVIPVMDVRARFKLPPRAYDDRTCIIVVQYNGTAVGLVVDEVSEVANIARDQIEPPPRTSRGKSSRFFSGMGKMGDEVKILLDVERLLYDEERLSAGLVDQA, translated from the coding sequence ATGATAGATAATATTCGAGAAAATAACGCCTTCGAGGCGGACGCCACACGGGATGAGGACACCATGGAGAACAAGTTCCTCACCTTTCATCTGGGGCAGGAGGATTACGGTATCGAAATCCGCCACGTCACGGAGATCATCGGCGTGCAGAAGATCACCGACGTGCCCGACATGCCTGACTACATCAAAGGGGTGATCAATCTGCGCGGCAAGGTCATCCCCGTGATGGATGTGCGCGCCCGCTTCAAGCTGCCGCCGCGGGCCTACGATGATCGCACCTGCATCATTGTCGTGCAGTATAACGGGACGGCCGTGGGACTGGTGGTGGATGAGGTGAGCGAGGTGGCCAATATCGCCCGTGACCAGATTGAGCCGCCGCCGCGAACCAGCCGTGGTAAGAGCAGCCGTTTCTTCAGCGGCATGGGCAAGATGGGCGATGAGGTAAAGATTCTGCTCGATGTGGAGCGCCTGCTCTACGACGAGGAACGTTTAAGTGCTGGGCTGGTGGATCAGGCTTAG
- a CDS encoding EscU/YscU/HrcU family type III secretion system export apparatus switch protein, with protein sequence MSEDKPLKKAVALQYDREKAAAPRVVASGRGEIAERILQTAREAGLPVREDADLLEVLARIPVGEEIPEDLYQVVAEILAFVYRVNGRYKEKAGT encoded by the coding sequence ATGAGTGAGGATAAGCCGCTGAAAAAGGCCGTGGCCCTGCAATACGACCGCGAGAAGGCGGCGGCACCGCGCGTGGTGGCCAGCGGTCGCGGCGAGATTGCCGAGCGTATCCTGCAGACGGCCAGGGAGGCGGGCTTGCCAGTGCGCGAAGATGCGGACCTGCTGGAAGTTCTGGCCCGCATTCCCGTCGGTGAGGAGATCCCCGAAGATCTTTATCAGGTTGTCGCTGAGATCCTCGCCTTTGTTTACCGGGTCAACGGACGGTATAAAGAGAAGGCCGGCACCTGA